From one Staphylococcus kloosii genomic stretch:
- the rimI gene encoding ribosomal protein S18-alanine N-acetyltransferase has product MDKADVPQVFDIERKSFDSSSWTIDTFYHEIEQNDFAFYFVIEYDEQIVGYVGLWIVLDNAQITTIAIDEQYRGYGLGQLLLKYVIDYVQEECEALSLEVRVDNYVAQHVYQNLGFQYGGKRKNYYGEGEDALVMWVNLNE; this is encoded by the coding sequence ATGGATAAGGCGGATGTGCCACAAGTGTTTGATATTGAACGGAAGAGTTTTGATAGTAGTTCTTGGACAATAGATACTTTTTATCACGAAATTGAACAAAATGATTTTGCATTTTATTTTGTTATAGAATATGACGAACAAATTGTAGGCTATGTCGGATTGTGGATTGTATTAGATAATGCTCAAATTACTACTATTGCCATAGACGAGCAATATCGTGGCTATGGTTTGGGGCAATTACTACTTAAATACGTTATTGATTATGTTCAAGAAGAATGTGAAGCATTAAGTTTAGAAGTACGTGTAGATAATTATGTGGCACAACATGTGTACCAAAATTTAGGTTTCCAATATGGCGGTAAACGTAAAAATTATTATGGAGAAGGCGAGGATGCGTTAGTGATGTGGGTGAATTTAAATGAATAA
- a CDS encoding VOC family protein, giving the protein MKAIQYFNFQNSLAALNFYEKNLGATNINRVGGDHEMFRDLPEEYQVDADFTMNAAFEIMGETFYCSDTMKNKKIDNSGAIVAFNFDYNNEQEREKAIAFFNKAVEGGCVATMPLGETEWSPLYGLFNDPFGVTWMVNAE; this is encoded by the coding sequence ATGAAAGCAATTCAATATTTTAATTTTCAAAATAGCTTAGCAGCGTTAAATTTTTATGAGAAAAATTTAGGTGCAACAAACATAAACCGTGTTGGTGGAGATCACGAAATGTTTAGAGATTTACCGGAAGAATATCAAGTGGATGCTGATTTCACTATGAATGCTGCATTCGAAATAATGGGTGAAACATTCTACTGTAGCGATACAATGAAAAATAAAAAGATCGATAACAGTGGCGCAATCGTAGCATTTAATTTTGATTATAATAATGAACAAGAACGTGAAAAAGCAATTGCATTCTTTAATAAAGCTGTAGAAGGTGGTTGTGTGGCAACGATGCCATTAGGTGAGACAGAGTGGTCACCATTATACGGTTTATTCAATGATCCATTTGGCGTCACTTGGATGGTTAATGCAGAATAA
- the tsaE gene encoding tRNA (adenosine(37)-N6)-threonylcarbamoyltransferase complex ATPase subunit type 1 TsaE: MIRINNLKDMEAFGQSLTQYLSAGDVILLNGDLGAGKTTLSQFIGKALGVKRNINSPTFNIIKSYKGKDLKFHHMDCYRLEESAEDLGFQEYFEDNAVTVIEWSQYIAAYLPTNTLTINIQSVSTDERTITIEANGTHYTEIKEAVERELSSN, from the coding sequence ATGATTAGAATAAATAACTTAAAAGACATGGAAGCATTTGGCCAAAGTTTAACTCAATATTTAAGTGCTGGAGATGTTATTTTATTAAATGGTGATTTAGGGGCAGGCAAGACGACGTTAAGTCAATTTATTGGAAAAGCGTTAGGCGTTAAAAGAAATATAAACTCGCCAACCTTCAACATCATTAAATCGTATAAAGGAAAAGATTTAAAATTTCATCATATGGATTGTTATAGATTAGAAGAATCTGCCGAGGACTTAGGGTTCCAAGAATACTTTGAAGATAATGCAGTTACTGTTATTGAATGGAGTCAATATATTGCCGCTTACCTTCCTACTAATACATTAACGATAAATATTCAATCTGTAAGTACTGATGAACGTACAATTACTATTGAAGCAAATGGTACACATTATACTGAAATAAAGGAGGCAGTTGAACGTGAATTATCTTCTAATTGA
- a CDS encoding ABC-F family ATP-binding cassette domain-containing protein: protein MILLQLNDISKSFDGEDIFNDVNVEIKTGERIGIVGRNGAGKSTLMKIIAGVEGYDDGHISKIKNLKLGYLTQQMTLNTTSTVIQEMSKPFEHIKKLGQQMNNETDWLAQHADDFDSDDYKEHLEKYESLSNQFEQLEGYQYESKIKTVLHGLNFEEADFDRPINDFSGGQKTRLSLAQMLLSEPDLLLLDEPTNHLDMETTEWLEGYLNYFKGAIVIISHDRYFLDKIVNQIYDVALGDVQHYQGNYAQFIEQRDKYYAKRMQEYEKQQAEIKKLETFVDKNIARASTSGMAKSRRKTLEKMQTIDKPLIDARSANITFDFDRNTGNDVFHIKQLEIGYEEPITEPISLEVTKGDHIAIIGPNGIGKSTLIKTIAEKQHALAGDITTGANLKVGYYDQKQAEFKSTKTILDYVWDQYSTMNEKDIRAVLGRFLFVQEDVKKIINDLSGGEKARLQLALLMLERNNVLILDEPTNHLDIDSKEMLEQALQDFDGTIIFVSHDRYFINQLANKIFDLDRSGGSLYIGDYQYYLDKIAEQHALAAQQANLEETQNPSFEENNNTNSYLSQKEQKKEQRQRERKIAQYESDIETYENKITEIEEQLLSPEIYNDPSKSNELALEKEKTEQKLEHAMTEWEDLQES, encoded by the coding sequence ATGATATTATTACAACTAAACGATATATCAAAATCTTTCGATGGTGAAGACATTTTTAACGATGTAAATGTAGAAATTAAAACCGGTGAACGTATCGGTATTGTTGGTAGAAATGGTGCCGGCAAATCGACATTAATGAAAATAATTGCTGGTGTTGAAGGATATGATGATGGACATATTTCAAAAATCAAAAATTTAAAATTAGGTTATTTAACGCAACAAATGACATTAAATACAACTTCAACAGTTATTCAAGAAATGTCGAAACCATTTGAACATATAAAAAAACTTGGACAACAAATGAATAATGAAACTGATTGGTTGGCTCAACATGCAGATGATTTTGATAGTGATGACTATAAAGAGCATCTCGAAAAGTACGAAAGCCTATCTAACCAATTTGAACAACTAGAAGGTTATCAATATGAAAGTAAAATAAAAACTGTATTGCATGGTTTAAACTTTGAGGAAGCGGATTTTGATCGTCCTATTAATGATTTTAGTGGTGGTCAAAAGACGCGTTTATCATTAGCTCAAATGTTACTTAGTGAACCAGATTTACTGTTATTAGATGAGCCTACCAACCATCTTGATATGGAAACGACAGAATGGTTAGAGGGTTATTTAAATTACTTTAAGGGCGCTATCGTCATTATCAGTCACGACAGATATTTCTTAGATAAAATTGTTAATCAAATTTATGATGTAGCCTTAGGTGATGTACAACATTATCAAGGAAACTATGCTCAATTTATCGAACAACGTGACAAATATTATGCAAAACGAATGCAAGAATACGAAAAACAACAAGCAGAGATTAAAAAACTTGAAACATTTGTCGATAAAAATATTGCTAGAGCCTCTACTTCGGGTATGGCCAAAAGTAGGCGCAAGACTTTAGAAAAAATGCAAACAATTGATAAACCACTTATTGATGCGCGCAGCGCCAATATTACTTTTGATTTTGATCGCAACACTGGTAATGATGTATTTCATATTAAACAATTAGAAATTGGTTATGAAGAACCTATAACTGAACCTATTTCATTAGAAGTAACTAAGGGTGATCATATCGCAATAATTGGCCCAAATGGTATAGGTAAATCAACACTTATTAAAACAATCGCTGAAAAGCAACATGCACTAGCTGGGGATATTACGACTGGAGCCAATTTAAAAGTTGGTTACTATGATCAAAAGCAAGCCGAATTCAAGTCTACTAAAACAATTCTCGATTATGTATGGGATCAATACTCGACTATGAATGAAAAGGACATTAGAGCCGTTCTTGGCCGTTTCTTATTTGTACAAGAAGATGTTAAGAAAATTATTAACGATTTATCAGGTGGCGAAAAAGCAAGGCTTCAACTTGCATTATTAATGTTAGAACGCAATAACGTATTAATACTAGACGAACCTACCAACCACCTTGATATTGATTCGAAAGAAATGTTAGAACAAGCGCTACAAGATTTTGATGGCACAATTATTTTCGTGTCACATGATCGTTACTTTATTAATCAATTAGCTAATAAAATATTTGATTTAGATCGTTCAGGCGGCAGCTTGTATATCGGTGACTATCAGTATTATTTAGATAAAATCGCCGAACAACATGCACTAGCAGCGCAACAAGCAAATCTTGAAGAAACACAAAATCCATCGTTTGAAGAAAACAACAATACTAATTCATATCTCTCTCAAAAAGAACAGAAAAAAGAACAACGTCAAAGAGAGCGTAAAATAGCTCAATATGAGAGCGATATAGAAACTTACGAAAATAAAATCACTGAAATAGAAGAACAGTTACTATCACCAGAAATATACAATGATCCATCAAAATCAAATGAACTCGCACTTGAAAAAGAAAAAACCGAACAAAAATTAGAACATGCTATGACTGAATGGGAAGATTTACAGGAATCTTAA
- the tsaD gene encoding tRNA (adenosine(37)-N6)-threonylcarbamoyltransferase complex transferase subunit TsaD translates to MNNDTLILAVESSCDETSVSIIENGTTIKSNIVLSQIESHKRFGGVVPEVASRHHVEGITTTIDKALNEAQVTMEDIDAVAVTQGPGLIGALLVGINAAKALAFAYDKPLIPVHHIAGHIYANNLEEGMNFPLIALIVSGGHTELIYMKDHLSFEIIGETRDDAVGEAYDKVARTLGLSYPGGPQIDHLASKGNDTYNFPRVWLEKDSYDFSFSGLKSAVINALHNQRQKNQTIIDADVATSFQNSVVEVLVGKAIQACKAYGVKELIVAGGVASNSGLRNELTKACEANNIHLAIPSAKLCTDNGAMIGAAAHYLYLNNVSANMDLNGDSGLDLEYFVDEV, encoded by the coding sequence ATGAATAATGATACTTTAATATTAGCTGTTGAATCAAGTTGTGATGAAACGAGTGTCAGTATAATAGAAAATGGTACGACAATTAAAAGTAATATTGTTTTAAGCCAAATAGAAAGTCATAAAAGATTTGGTGGCGTTGTACCAGAGGTAGCAAGTAGACACCATGTGGAAGGTATTACAACTACAATTGATAAAGCGTTAAATGAAGCACAAGTAACAATGGAAGACATTGATGCTGTAGCAGTCACGCAAGGACCTGGATTAATAGGGGCATTGTTGGTAGGTATAAATGCCGCTAAAGCTTTAGCATTTGCTTACGATAAACCATTAATTCCCGTTCATCATATCGCGGGTCATATTTATGCTAACAATTTAGAAGAAGGTATGAATTTTCCATTAATCGCACTTATCGTTTCAGGTGGTCATACTGAACTAATTTATATGAAAGACCATTTAAGTTTTGAAATTATTGGTGAAACAAGAGATGATGCGGTTGGAGAAGCTTACGATAAAGTAGCACGTACGTTAGGTTTAAGTTATCCTGGTGGTCCTCAAATAGACCATTTAGCCAGTAAAGGTAATGATACGTATAACTTCCCGCGTGTGTGGTTAGAAAAAGATAGTTATGATTTCAGTTTTAGTGGATTAAAAAGCGCAGTAATTAATGCGCTGCATAATCAACGACAAAAGAATCAAACAATTATAGATGCTGATGTGGCAACAAGTTTCCAAAATAGTGTAGTAGAAGTATTAGTAGGCAAAGCCATACAAGCATGTAAAGCTTATGGCGTTAAAGAATTAATAGTAGCTGGTGGCGTAGCGAGCAATAGTGGTTTACGTAATGAACTGACTAAAGCATGTGAAGCTAACAATATTCACTTAGCAATTCCTTCGGCTAAATTATGTACTGATAATGGTGCGATGATTGGTGCTGCTGCACATTATTTATATTTAAATAACGTAAGCGCAAATATGGACTTAAACGGTGATAGTGGTTTAGATTTAGAATATTTTGTTGATGAAGTCTAA
- the ilvN gene encoding acetolactate synthase small subunit — translation MRRTFRTKVRDKAGTLNRLTSIFVRRQFNIVTLSATPTVEEGISDITFVAEVPDSDVLRNLITQLEKQINIISVEDITDTNTYNRELVLVKLRTPENNEQLQKLIQPYDALVSILKDEEQFTYLQASGPQYTMDNLIDDLSSYNIEQIARTGSAGII, via the coding sequence ATGAGAAGAACTTTTCGTACGAAAGTAAGAGATAAAGCTGGTACATTAAATCGTTTAACAAGTATCTTTGTCAGGAGACAATTTAACATTGTTACATTGTCTGCCACGCCAACAGTTGAAGAAGGTATTTCTGATATTACTTTCGTGGCAGAAGTGCCTGACAGTGACGTATTAAGAAATTTAATTACGCAGCTTGAAAAGCAAATTAATATTATAAGTGTTGAAGATATCACAGATACAAATACTTATAACAGAGAATTAGTACTCGTAAAATTACGCACACCTGAAAACAATGAACAATTACAAAAGCTAATCCAACCGTATGATGCGCTAGTATCTATTTTGAAGGATGAAGAACAATTTACTTATCTTCAAGCTTCAGGTCCACAATACACGATGGACAATTTAATAGATGATCTATCATCATACAACATAGAACAGATAGCAAGAACAGGTTCAGCAGGCATTATTTAA
- a CDS encoding MutS-related protein — MPTILWLILALIVASILLVIITEIVNSIRLKNELPTLWEHIKPLERFTRPNSRHDYQYELYKDDYDTYALIDDKTWNDLDMPKLFSVMNFNFTAIGEMRLVCALRHMKKVNNEKLFHVFNNNDSVRNFVAYHLAKIGKSIYPTFPDQLQPVKRNNFYMLSTYLPLIGIIITLFNTGFGIMFLLLVCIYNMALSGMLKRTYIEDLNSIFYNSSVVNKAYKLSKSEDLPDIDVDFKHFIVARRFSWLLGKASTDNDAFTVIGFIKMLLMLDYFLFHLIQSSFKRYENEVLACYDYIAMLDNHYSIALWRKSLDFYSIPKKTNEDTVEFDELVHPLLNNAVPNSLTLDFNMLLTGSNASGKSTFMKALALNLLLAQSVNTTTAQNFVYKPGLIYTAMVNQDSITSGDSYFMTELKSINRLFEIPQNQNVYCFIDEIFKGTNTTERIAASESVLSYLNDSEQFTIIAATHDIELADLLQDKYANYHFNESIMDNEIHFDFTIKTGKADTRNAIELLRITKFPHFIYERAKNNVKER, encoded by the coding sequence ATGCCAACTATTCTGTGGCTTATACTCGCATTAATAGTAGCTAGTATTTTATTAGTTATCATTACTGAAATCGTAAATAGCATTAGACTCAAAAATGAATTACCTACTTTATGGGAGCACATCAAACCATTAGAACGATTTACAAGGCCTAATAGTCGACATGATTATCAATATGAATTATACAAAGATGATTATGATACATACGCATTGATTGACGATAAAACTTGGAACGATTTAGACATGCCAAAGTTATTTAGTGTTATGAATTTCAACTTTACTGCTATTGGTGAAATGCGTTTAGTATGTGCATTGAGACACATGAAAAAAGTTAACAACGAAAAATTATTTCATGTGTTTAATAATAATGACAGTGTTCGAAATTTCGTCGCATACCATTTGGCTAAAATTGGAAAATCAATTTACCCTACTTTTCCAGATCAACTTCAACCAGTAAAACGCAACAATTTTTATATGCTTTCTACATATTTGCCTTTAATAGGTATAATCATTACTTTATTTAATACAGGTTTTGGGATAATGTTCCTATTATTAGTTTGTATTTATAATATGGCCTTAAGTGGCATGTTAAAGAGAACTTATATAGAAGATTTAAATTCAATTTTTTATAATTCTTCTGTTGTTAATAAAGCTTATAAATTAAGTAAATCCGAGGATTTGCCAGACATCGATGTAGATTTTAAACATTTTATTGTAGCACGTCGTTTCAGTTGGTTGTTAGGCAAGGCTTCTACCGATAATGACGCCTTCACGGTTATAGGATTTATTAAGATGCTTTTAATGCTCGATTATTTCCTATTCCATTTAATTCAATCTAGCTTTAAACGTTATGAGAACGAAGTACTCGCATGTTATGACTATATTGCTATGTTGGATAATCATTATTCTATTGCTTTATGGCGAAAAAGTTTGGACTTTTATTCAATACCTAAAAAAACGAATGAGGATACGGTAGAATTTGACGAGCTTGTACATCCGCTTCTAAACAATGCAGTTCCTAATAGTTTAACTTTAGATTTTAATATGTTGTTAACAGGTTCTAATGCTTCTGGTAAATCTACATTTATGAAGGCTCTAGCCTTAAATTTATTATTAGCCCAAAGTGTTAACACGACAACGGCTCAGAATTTTGTATATAAACCAGGTTTAATTTATACAGCAATGGTAAATCAAGATAGCATAACTTCTGGCGACAGCTATTTTATGACCGAATTAAAATCAATTAATCGTCTCTTTGAAATACCGCAAAATCAAAATGTATATTGCTTTATTGATGAAATATTTAAAGGTACTAACACAACAGAACGCATCGCCGCTTCTGAATCGGTATTATCTTATCTCAATGATTCAGAACAATTTACAATCATTGCAGCTACACACGATATAGAATTAGCAGATTTATTACAGGATAAATATGCCAACTATCACTTTAATGAATCTATTATGGATAATGAAATCCATTTTGACTTTACGATTAAAACTGGAAAAGCTGATACTCGTAATGCGATAGAATTATTACGTATCACCAAATTCCCACATTTTATTTATGAACGTGCCAAAAACAATGTTAAAGAAAGGTAA
- the tsaB gene encoding tRNA (adenosine(37)-N6)-threonylcarbamoyltransferase complex dimerization subunit type 1 TsaB has product MNYLLIDTSNQPLSVAIMDNNTILAEINNDKKVNHSVQLMPAIISALEQANLTKQDIDSIVVAEGPGSYTGLRIGVTVAKTLAYALNASLYGVSSLAALAATVQRQDRLIVPVFDARREAVYAGVYQHNNENLETIMSDQYITIEDLLSFLHADGRPYLFVGADTEKLAHLLDSDCLPNLPQAHAMKPLISKPVNIHEFVPNYLKISEAERNWLAKQNNN; this is encoded by the coding sequence GTGAATTATCTTCTAATTGATACTTCTAACCAGCCACTTTCCGTAGCGATTATGGACAATAATACAATATTAGCTGAAATAAATAATGATAAAAAAGTTAACCATTCTGTACAATTAATGCCTGCAATCATTTCTGCTTTAGAGCAAGCCAATTTAACTAAACAGGATATTGATTCAATTGTAGTAGCTGAAGGGCCAGGTTCATATACAGGATTAAGAATAGGTGTTACAGTAGCTAAGACTTTGGCCTACGCTTTAAATGCTTCATTATATGGTGTTTCTTCATTAGCAGCTCTAGCAGCTACGGTACAACGACAAGATCGCTTAATTGTACCTGTTTTTGATGCACGACGAGAAGCAGTGTATGCTGGCGTTTATCAACATAACAATGAGAATCTTGAAACTATCATGTCAGATCAATATATTACTATAGAAGATTTATTATCATTCTTACATGCAGATGGACGTCCATACCTCTTCGTAGGCGCAGACACTGAAAAATTAGCACATTTATTAGATAGTGATTGTTTACCTAATTTACCACAAGCCCATGCAATGAAACCCTTAATCTCTAAACCCGTCAATATCCATGAATTTGTTCCAAATTACTTAAAAATTTCAGAGGCTGAACGCAATTGGTTAGCGAAACAGAACAACAATTAA
- the ilvD gene encoding dihydroxy-acid dehydratase, producing MRSDMIKKGDQQAPARSLLHATGALEKPTDMNKPFVAICNSYIDIVPGHVHLRELADIAKEAIREAGAIPFEFNTIGVDDGIAMGHIGMRYSLPSREIIADAAETVINAHWFDGVFYIPNCDKITPGMLLASVRTNVPAVFCSGGPMKAGLSTEGKALTLSSMFEAVGAFKDGSISKEEFLDMEQNACPTCGSCSGMFTANSMNCLMEVLGLALPYNGTALAVSDQRREMIREAAFRLVDNIKNDIKPKDIVTKEAIDDAFALDMAMGGSTNTVLHTLAIANEAGIDYDLTRINEIAKKTPYLSKIAPSSSYSMHDVHEAGGVPAIINELFKKEGTLHPDRITVTGKTLRENNEGKEITNADVIRHLDNPYDKQGGLSILYGNLAPKGAVIKVGGVDPSIKVFKGKAICFNSHDEAVEAIDNHTVREGHVVVIRYEGPKGGPGMPEMLAPTSSIVGRGLGKDVALITDGRFSGATRGIAVGHISPEAASGGPIGLIRDGDDITINLTERTLEADVPTETLEARKQELNPFKAKVKTGYLARYTALVTSANTGGIMQVPENLI from the coding sequence ATGAGAAGCGACATGATAAAAAAAGGAGATCAACAGGCGCCAGCACGAAGTCTTTTACATGCCACCGGGGCATTAGAAAAACCAACAGATATGAACAAACCTTTTGTAGCAATTTGTAACTCTTATATAGACATCGTCCCAGGACATGTTCACTTAAGAGAACTTGCTGATATTGCAAAAGAAGCAATTAGAGAAGCCGGAGCAATACCTTTCGAATTCAATACAATTGGTGTTGACGATGGTATAGCAATGGGTCATATAGGAATGAGATATTCCTTACCTTCAAGAGAAATCATCGCAGATGCTGCTGAAACAGTTATAAATGCACATTGGTTCGATGGCGTATTTTATATTCCAAACTGTGACAAAATCACACCAGGCATGTTATTAGCATCTGTTAGAACTAACGTACCTGCAGTCTTTTGTTCAGGTGGACCAATGAAAGCAGGACTATCAACAGAAGGTAAAGCACTTACCCTATCATCAATGTTCGAAGCTGTTGGAGCATTTAAAGACGGTTCAATTTCTAAAGAAGAATTTTTAGATATGGAACAAAATGCATGTCCAACATGTGGATCTTGTTCAGGAATGTTTACAGCAAATTCAATGAACTGTTTGATGGAAGTACTAGGATTAGCTCTCCCATATAACGGTACTGCATTAGCAGTCAGTGATCAACGTAGAGAGATGATTAGAGAAGCAGCATTTAGATTAGTTGATAACATAAAAAATGATATTAAACCAAAAGACATCGTTACTAAAGAAGCTATTGATGATGCATTTGCTTTAGACATGGCAATGGGAGGTTCTACAAATACTGTATTACACACACTCGCAATTGCTAACGAAGCAGGCATTGATTACGATTTAACTCGCATTAACGAAATAGCTAAAAAGACACCTTACCTATCAAAAATTGCACCAAGTTCTTCATATTCAATGCATGATGTACATGAAGCAGGTGGTGTCCCAGCAATAATTAATGAACTTTTCAAAAAAGAAGGTACTTTACATCCAGATCGTATCACAGTTACAGGTAAAACTTTACGAGAAAACAACGAAGGCAAAGAAATTACTAACGCAGATGTCATTAGACATTTAGATAATCCATACGATAAACAAGGTGGACTTTCTATTCTATACGGTAATTTAGCTCCTAAAGGTGCAGTTATCAAAGTCGGTGGTGTTGATCCTTCAATTAAAGTATTTAAAGGAAAAGCTATTTGCTTCAACTCACATGATGAAGCAGTTGAAGCTATCGATAACCACACAGTTCGTGAAGGTCACGTTGTAGTTATTAGATATGAAGGTCCTAAAGGTGGTCCTGGAATGCCAGAGATGTTAGCCCCTACTTCTTCGATTGTAGGCAGAGGATTAGGAAAAGATGTTGCACTTATCACAGACGGACGTTTTTCTGGAGCGACACGTGGTATAGCAGTAGGACATATTTCTCCAGAAGCAGCATCTGGTGGTCCAATTGGATTAATCAGAGATGGTGATGACATTACGATTAACTTAACTGAACGTACATTAGAAGCTGATGTACCTACTGAAACATTAGAAGCAAGAAAACAAGAATTAAATCCATTTAAAGCAAAAGTAAAGACTGGTTATCTTGCAAGATATACAGCATTAGTTACAAGTGCCAATACGGGTGGCATCATGCAAGTACCTGAAAATCTCATTTAG
- the ilvB gene encoding biosynthetic-type acetolactate synthase large subunit, whose protein sequence is MAKQAETIYQEQNETLEQIEPNEAYEQTELETETINDMKTGSELLVDSLAHENVDFIFGYPGGAVLPLYDTFYDGKIKHILARHEQGATHAAEGYARVSGKPGVVVVTSGPGATNAITGIADAYSDSLPLVVITGQVATPGIGKDAFQEADLLSMTTPITKHNYQVKNVSDIPTIIHEAFHIANTGRKGPVVIDFPKDMGILSTNAELSEELDLPGYSIPKEPKFDEIQKLRDYLKTARKPVVLAGAGINHAKANETFTEFVNRHQLPVVTTLLGLGAIPYEHPLFLGMGGMHGSYASNMALTDCDLLINFGSRFDDRLASNPDEFAPNAKIVHVDIDPSEINKIIDTDLGIVADCKAVLEALLAFDSYSIRHDEWLDTCNNNKATHPFKYGEEEDNFSKPQRTIEHVGKITEGDAIVTTDVGQHQMWVAQYYPFKTHGQLVTSGGLGTMGFGIPAAIGAKLARPDKTVVTFVGDGGFQMTNQELAILGEYGLDIKVVLVNNGTLGMVKQWQDKFFKQRFSHSVFNDQPDFIKLGEAYGVKGYMIDDPSKLEQQLDEAFAYDGPALIEVRISPVEAVTPMVPSGKPNHEMEGL, encoded by the coding sequence ATGGCTAAACAAGCAGAAACGATTTACCAAGAGCAAAATGAAACTTTGGAACAAATCGAACCTAACGAAGCTTATGAACAAACTGAACTAGAGACTGAAACTATAAATGATATGAAAACTGGTTCTGAATTGCTAGTTGACTCACTTGCACATGAAAATGTAGATTTTATATTTGGCTATCCAGGTGGTGCAGTTTTACCACTTTATGACACGTTTTATGATGGTAAAATCAAACACATTCTCGCACGACATGAACAAGGTGCAACACACGCTGCCGAAGGTTATGCGCGTGTTTCTGGCAAACCAGGTGTTGTAGTTGTAACAAGTGGCCCTGGAGCTACTAATGCTATTACTGGAATTGCTGATGCCTATAGCGATTCCTTACCATTAGTAGTTATTACTGGTCAAGTTGCAACACCAGGAATTGGTAAAGATGCATTCCAAGAAGCAGACTTACTATCAATGACGACACCGATTACGAAGCACAACTACCAAGTTAAAAATGTAAGTGATATACCAACAATTATTCATGAAGCATTTCATATCGCAAATACTGGTAGAAAAGGACCTGTAGTAATTGACTTCCCTAAAGATATGGGTATTTTATCAACAAATGCCGAACTATCTGAGGAATTGGATTTACCTGGTTATTCTATACCGAAAGAACCTAAGTTTGATGAAATTCAAAAACTTCGTGATTACTTAAAAACAGCACGCAAACCAGTTGTCTTAGCTGGTGCTGGTATTAATCATGCTAAAGCAAATGAAACATTTACTGAATTTGTTAATCGTCACCAACTACCAGTTGTTACTACATTATTAGGTTTAGGTGCTATTCCGTACGAACATCCCCTATTTTTAGGTATGGGCGGTATGCATGGCTCATATGCGAGTAACATGGCACTAACTGACTGTGATTTACTTATCAACTTTGGTAGTAGATTTGATGACAGATTAGCGAGTAACCCTGATGAATTTGCGCCTAATGCCAAAATCGTACACGTAGATATCGATCCTTCAGAAATTAATAAAATTATTGATACTGATTTAGGTATCGTTGCAGATTGTAAAGCAGTATTAGAAGCTTTATTAGCTTTTGATAGTTATTCAATCAGACATGATGAATGGTTAGACACTTGCAACAACAATAAAGCAACTCATCCTTTCAAATATGGTGAAGAGGAAGATAATTTCTCTAAACCACAACGTACGATTGAACACGTTGGTAAAATCACTGAGGGAGATGCAATCGTTACTACAGACGTTGGTCAACATCAAATGTGGGTAGCACAATATTATCCATTTAAAACACATGGCCAATTAGTTACAAGTGGTGGCTTAGGTACAATGGGCTTCGGTATTCCTGCAGCGATTGGAGCAAAATTAGCTAGACCTGATAAAACAGTTGTTACATTCGTTGGAGACGGTGGTTTCCAAATGACTAACCAAGAACTTGCAATCTTAGGTGAATATGGTTTAGACATTAAAGTTGTACTAGTAAATAATGGTACTTTAGGTATGGTTAAACAATGGCAAGATAAATTCTTTAAACAAAGATTTTCACATTCTGTATTTAATGATCAACCCGACTTCATTAAATTAGGTGAAGCATATGGCGTTAAAGGTTATATGATTGATGACCCAAGTAAACTAGAACAACAATTAGACGAAGCTTTCGCTTATGACGGTCCAGCATTAATTGAAGTTAGAATTTCACCCGTTGAAGCAGTTACACCTATGGTCCCTTCTGGTAAACCTAATCACGAAATGGAGGGCTTATAA